In the genome of Bradyrhizobium arachidis, one region contains:
- a CDS encoding CBS domain-containing protein, with protein MKVKDVMHKGVDWVSPDTPITELAKLMRAHDIGCIPIGEDDKLVGMVTDRDIVCKGLASHSFDAGRATARDVMTEGIHCCREDDDLAKAMHHMEKLQVRRLPVINKSKRMVGIISLGDVGHSTSGDMLTETVRSVSAHH; from the coding sequence ATGAAAGTCAAAGACGTGATGCACAAGGGTGTCGACTGGGTCAGCCCCGACACCCCAATCACCGAGCTTGCCAAACTGATGCGGGCGCATGACATCGGCTGCATTCCGATCGGCGAGGACGACAAGCTGGTCGGAATGGTGACCGATCGCGATATCGTCTGCAAAGGGCTCGCGAGCCACAGCTTCGATGCCGGCCGCGCGACGGCGCGTGACGTGATGACCGAGGGCATCCATTGCTGCCGCGAGGACGATGACCTCGCCAAGGCGATGCATCATATGGAGAAGCTGCAGGTCCGCAGACTGCCGGTGATCAACAAGAGCAAGCGGATGGTCGGCATCATCAGCCTGGGCGACGTCGGCCATTCCACCTCGGGTGACATGCTCACCGAGACCGTCAGGAGCGTTTCGGCGCATCACTGA
- a CDS encoding CobW family GTP-binding protein: protein MPVPILLVTGFLGAGKTTVVNHLLANAEGRRIAAVVNDFGAINIDAELIAGASDGVVSLANGCICCSLEGDLLRTLSTLLRRDPKPDYIVIETSGVADPGDVVRNLMDPVILREAPLETVLCVMDAATPSAALDDALQRSQLRVADIVALSKLDLADEGAGARMREAIRTQRVPAVVVDARRGEIPSALLFPASVDRASAPRDPGPKRLAEERFETLSWTSEQPLSLPRLQQAIGRLAPKLARAKGLFETIEQPGRMMVFQFAGGRATLAPGEAPAEAVPRARIVFIAELGVLSKAELDGIMETCVAS, encoded by the coding sequence ATGCCGGTCCCCATTCTCCTGGTGACGGGCTTTCTGGGGGCGGGCAAGACCACTGTCGTCAACCATCTGCTGGCGAATGCGGAGGGGCGGCGGATTGCCGCCGTGGTCAACGATTTCGGTGCGATCAACATCGATGCGGAGCTGATCGCAGGCGCGAGCGACGGCGTGGTCAGTCTTGCCAATGGCTGCATCTGCTGCTCGCTCGAAGGCGATCTGCTCCGTACGCTCTCCACGCTGCTGCGGCGCGATCCAAAGCCCGACTACATCGTCATCGAGACCAGCGGCGTCGCCGACCCCGGCGACGTCGTGCGCAACCTGATGGACCCGGTGATCCTGCGCGAGGCGCCGCTGGAGACCGTGCTCTGCGTGATGGACGCCGCGACGCCGTCGGCTGCGCTCGACGACGCCCTTCAGCGCTCACAGTTGCGCGTCGCCGATATCGTGGCGCTGAGCAAGCTGGATCTGGCGGATGAAGGCGCGGGCGCGCGAATGCGCGAGGCCATCCGCACGCAGCGCGTCCCCGCCGTGGTGGTCGATGCCAGGCGCGGGGAGATTCCGTCCGCGTTGCTGTTTCCCGCGAGTGTGGATCGCGCGTCCGCGCCGCGCGATCCAGGGCCGAAACGCCTGGCAGAGGAGCGCTTCGAGACGCTGAGCTGGACCTCCGAGCAGCCGCTCTCGCTGCCGCGCTTGCAGCAGGCGATCGGCCGGCTCGCGCCAAAGCTTGCGCGCGCAAAGGGCCTGTTCGAGACGATCGAGCAGCCCGGCCGCATGATGGTGTTTCAGTTCGCCGGCGGCCGCGCCACGCTCGCGCCGGGCGAAGCTCCGGCGGAAGCCGTGCCGCGCGCGCGGATCGTCTTCATCGCCGAGCTCGGCGTGCTCTCGAAGGCTGAGCTCGACGGGATCATGGAGACGTGCGTTGCGAGCTGA
- a CDS encoding methyl-accepting chemotaxis protein, translated as MIFSRISFKLVLIVGISLLGMIALAPIALSTLRSQMIADRQAKTQHMVDVGYGILAHYQKLESDGKLSREQAQAGAMAEIKSLRYDKVEYFWINDMTPRMVMHPIKPELDGKDLSAMKDPAGNALFVGFVDVVKKQGAGFYGYLWPKPGFDQPVGKISYVKGFAPWGWIIGTGIYLDDVDAVFRQDAMTFALVCLAVLVLVLGASFVIGRSVTKPLAKITALTERLAAGDSAFDVPYTERRDEVGGLAKALAVFKDNASAVGRMHTEQQEAKQRADDEKRKTMADLAGKFEASVQAVVRDVFNEARAMQQAAQGMSETANKATDRASFVATACQQASSNVQTVASAAGQLSSSITEISQRVAQAASVADKAAADGQRTNDTVQGLAAAAHKIGEVIDLINQIASQTNLLALNATIEAARAGEAGKGFAVVASEVKSLASQTAKATDEIGAQITAIQAETNQVVGNIDSIRKTIMEVNEISSSIAAAVEEQGAATQAIAHSVQEAASGTDQVSQNISGVTDATAETGQAAGLVLQSSGRLTQKLQSLENEVSTFVAGVRAA; from the coding sequence ATGATTTTCTCCCGCATCAGTTTCAAGCTGGTCCTGATTGTCGGCATCAGCCTCCTCGGCATGATCGCGCTGGCGCCGATCGCGCTGTCGACCCTGCGCAGCCAGATGATCGCCGACCGCCAGGCCAAGACGCAGCACATGGTGGATGTCGGCTACGGGATCCTCGCGCATTACCAGAAGCTCGAGAGCGACGGAAAGCTCTCGCGCGAGCAGGCTCAGGCCGGCGCAATGGCCGAGATCAAGAGCCTGCGCTACGACAAGGTCGAGTATTTCTGGATCAACGACATGACCCCCAGGATGGTCATGCACCCGATCAAGCCCGAGCTCGACGGCAAGGATCTCTCCGCAATGAAGGACCCCGCCGGCAACGCGCTGTTCGTCGGCTTCGTTGATGTTGTCAAGAAACAGGGCGCCGGCTTCTATGGCTATCTCTGGCCCAAGCCCGGCTTCGACCAGCCGGTCGGAAAAATCTCTTATGTGAAGGGCTTTGCGCCCTGGGGCTGGATCATTGGCACCGGCATCTATCTCGACGACGTCGACGCCGTGTTCCGCCAGGACGCGATGACCTTCGCGCTGGTGTGCCTTGCGGTGCTCGTGCTCGTGCTGGGCGCCTCCTTCGTGATCGGCCGCAGCGTCACCAAGCCGCTGGCAAAGATCACCGCGCTGACCGAGCGTCTCGCGGCCGGCGACAGCGCGTTCGATGTGCCCTACACCGAGCGCCGCGACGAGGTCGGCGGGCTCGCCAAGGCGCTTGCCGTGTTCAAGGACAATGCGTCGGCGGTGGGCCGGATGCATACCGAGCAGCAGGAAGCGAAGCAACGGGCCGACGACGAGAAGCGCAAGACCATGGCCGATCTCGCCGGCAAGTTCGAGGCGAGCGTGCAGGCCGTGGTCCGCGATGTCTTCAACGAGGCGCGCGCGATGCAGCAGGCCGCGCAAGGCATGTCGGAAACCGCGAACAAAGCCACCGATCGCGCGAGCTTCGTCGCCACCGCCTGCCAGCAGGCCTCCAGCAACGTGCAGACGGTGGCCTCCGCCGCCGGCCAGCTGTCGTCCTCGATCACCGAGATCAGCCAGCGCGTCGCCCAGGCGGCGAGCGTCGCCGACAAGGCCGCCGCCGACGGCCAGCGCACCAACGACACCGTGCAGGGGCTCGCCGCCGCCGCGCACAAGATCGGCGAGGTCATCGACCTCATCAACCAGATCGCCTCGCAGACCAATCTGCTCGCGCTCAACGCCACCATCGAGGCCGCGCGCGCAGGCGAGGCTGGCAAGGGATTTGCCGTGGTCGCGAGCGAAGTGAAGTCGCTGGCGAGCCAGACCGCGAAGGCGACCGACGAGATCGGCGCGCAGATCACCGCAATCCAAGCCGAGACCAATCAGGTCGTCGGTAACATCGACAGTATCCGCAAGACCATCATGGAGGTCAACGAGATCTCCTCCTCGATCGCAGCCGCGGTCGAGGAGCAGGGCGCCGCGACGCAAGCAATTGCCCACAGCGTGCAGGAGGCGGCCTCCGGCACCGACCAGGTCTCGCAAAACATCTCCGGCGTCACCGATGCGACGGCGGAGACCGGCCAGGCCGCGGGCCTCGTGCTGCAATCGAGCGGCCGGCTGACCCAAAAGCTGCAATCGCTGGAGAACGAGGTCAGCACCTTCGTGGCGGGCGTACGCGCGGCTTGA
- a CDS encoding tautomerase family protein, whose product MPLLHISMRAGKPDAYRQAILDGLYRAMREALNVPDGDEFMTISELSPANFRCGNAYGVRRSDDAVLIQITVFAARTPEQKKALYRSIAELLGENPGIRPEDVFVNVLDAPAENWSVGNGIAQFA is encoded by the coding sequence ATGCCTCTCCTCCACATCTCGATGCGCGCCGGAAAGCCGGACGCCTACCGGCAGGCGATCCTCGACGGCCTCTATCGCGCCATGCGCGAGGCGCTGAACGTGCCCGATGGCGACGAGTTCATGACCATCAGCGAGCTTTCGCCTGCAAACTTCCGTTGCGGCAACGCCTACGGCGTCAGGCGCAGCGACGATGCCGTGCTGATCCAGATCACCGTGTTCGCCGCGCGTACTCCTGAGCAGAAGAAGGCGCTGTACCGAAGCATCGCGGAGCTGCTCGGCGAAAACCCCGGCATCCGCCCCGAGGACGTGTTCGTCAACGTGCTGGATGCCCCCGCGGAGAATTGGTCGGTCGGGAACGGCATCGCGCAATTTGCGTGA
- a CDS encoding alpha/beta hydrolase: MIVRRLLQRDSHISVSRRALLGGLVSAGSALALGGCAGLGATGARFDASSLSVDPTLLVTTTRKPVNGGRTKPWFGPERATSMTVARAKLVAPDESRLSLASVGLGDWRLDRIEPVSAAAGDLAAQTGGGDVLIYVHGFKQTFETAVLDAAHLSDGIKFRGRTMAFSWPSKAGLFDYAYDRDSAMWSRDDFERVLSALVSAPGSGRVHIVAHSMGTMLTLESLRQLYARYGDTVTGKIGAVVFAAPDIDMDVFSSAIHRIGPLAGKITVIAATNDRALALSGQIAGGMTRVGAAEKDVIQRLGVRVVDASQEGWGIINHDLFLSNAEVQRVIRRSIDGTTA; this comes from the coding sequence GTGATCGTCCGACGCCTTCTGCAACGCGACTCTCATATTTCTGTTTCGCGCCGCGCTCTGCTCGGCGGGCTTGTGTCTGCCGGCAGTGCGCTCGCCCTCGGCGGATGCGCCGGTCTCGGTGCGACCGGCGCGCGTTTCGACGCATCATCCCTCTCCGTTGACCCCACCTTGCTTGTCACCACCACGCGCAAGCCCGTCAACGGCGGCCGCACCAAACCCTGGTTTGGGCCGGAGCGCGCGACGAGCATGACGGTCGCGCGGGCAAAGCTGGTGGCGCCGGACGAGAGCCGTCTGTCGCTTGCCTCGGTCGGACTTGGCGATTGGCGCCTTGATCGGATCGAACCAGTGTCGGCCGCCGCGGGCGATCTCGCTGCGCAGACCGGCGGAGGGGACGTGCTGATCTATGTGCACGGCTTCAAGCAGACATTCGAGACGGCGGTGCTGGATGCCGCCCATCTCTCCGATGGGATCAAGTTCCGCGGACGGACCATGGCATTCTCCTGGCCCTCCAAGGCAGGACTGTTCGACTATGCCTATGACCGCGACAGCGCGATGTGGTCTCGCGACGATTTCGAGCGCGTGCTCTCTGCGCTCGTGTCGGCTCCAGGCAGCGGCCGCGTGCATATCGTTGCGCACAGCATGGGAACCATGCTGACTCTCGAGAGCCTGCGTCAGCTCTATGCGCGGTACGGCGACACTGTGACGGGCAAGATCGGCGCGGTCGTGTTTGCCGCGCCCGATATCGACATGGACGTGTTCTCATCGGCGATCCACCGCATCGGTCCGCTCGCCGGCAAGATCACCGTGATCGCCGCGACGAACGATCGCGCACTCGCGCTGTCGGGCCAAATCGCAGGCGGAATGACCAGGGTCGGCGCCGCCGAGAAGGATGTGATTCAGCGGCTCGGCGTGCGCGTGGTCGATGCGTCCCAGGAAGGCTGGGGCATCATCAACCACGATCTGTTTCTGTCGAATGCGGAAGTGCAGCGGGTGATCCGCCGCTCGATCGACGGAACGACCGCATAG
- a CDS encoding RluA family pseudouridine synthase, with translation MESSGSAQRLEVVVEGSEGSPRLDRVLAARLPELSRSRLKTLILAGAVSLKAAAIRDPAYHVTSGDTIIIDVPEAAPAEPKGEEIALDIVFEDDDIIVINKPKGLVVHPAAGHETGTLVNALIAHCGASLSGIGGVRRPGIVHRLDKDTTGLMVVAKNDMAHASLSAQFADHGRTGEMRRGYMAFAWGLPGRHRGTVDAPIDRHPHAREKMAVRQGGREAVTHWEIIESFAGRDGKGVAALLACELETGRTHQIRVHLAHIGHPLMGDAVYGPHFKTKANQLGPESQAALAALGRQALHAYLLVLEHPRTGELLHWEAALPEDLLLLQSVLKAAL, from the coding sequence ATGGAAAGCTCGGGGTCAGCGCAAAGGTTGGAGGTCGTGGTCGAAGGCTCCGAGGGCTCGCCCCGGCTCGACCGCGTGCTGGCGGCGCGTCTGCCGGAGCTGTCGCGATCGAGGCTCAAAACCCTGATCCTGGCGGGCGCGGTGAGCCTGAAGGCCGCCGCCATCCGGGACCCCGCTTATCACGTCACATCCGGCGATACGATCATAATCGACGTGCCGGAAGCGGCGCCCGCAGAGCCCAAGGGCGAGGAGATCGCCCTCGATATCGTGTTCGAGGACGACGACATCATCGTCATCAACAAGCCCAAGGGCCTCGTCGTGCACCCCGCAGCCGGCCATGAGACCGGCACGCTGGTGAACGCGCTGATCGCCCATTGCGGCGCTTCGCTGTCGGGCATCGGCGGGGTGCGCCGGCCCGGCATCGTCCATCGGCTCGACAAGGACACGACGGGGCTGATGGTGGTCGCCAAGAACGACATGGCGCATGCCTCGCTGTCGGCGCAGTTCGCTGATCACGGCCGCACCGGCGAGATGCGGCGCGGCTATATGGCCTTCGCCTGGGGGCTTCCCGGCCGGCATCGCGGCACGGTGGACGCGCCGATCGACCGCCATCCGCATGCGCGCGAGAAGATGGCGGTGCGCCAGGGCGGCCGCGAGGCCGTGACGCATTGGGAGATCATCGAGAGCTTTGCCGGGCGCGACGGCAAGGGCGTCGCCGCCCTGCTCGCCTGCGAGCTCGAGACCGGCCGCACCCACCAGATCCGCGTCCACCTCGCCCATATCGGCCATCCCCTGATGGGCGATGCCGTCTATGGCCCGCATTTCAAGACTAAGGCGAACCAGCTCGGCCCCGAGTCGCAGGCAGCTTTGGCTGCCCTTGGACGGCAGGCCCTGCATGCCTATCTGCTGGTATTGGAGCACCCCAGGACGGGAGAATTACTCCACTGGGAGGCGGCTCTGCCGGAGGATTTGCTTCTCCTTCAGAGCGTGCTGAAAGCGGCGCTATGA
- a CDS encoding TetR/AcrR family transcriptional regulator, translated as MRPREFDHDDVLRIAFDQFWRKGVRGTSLSDIARDAGVQRGSLYNAFGSKEALFLQAYERYAGDYLLALQKSLGTGTLRKRLTAFFDLTITNFRSGSPPRGCPTTRGLMELGAAEGEGLDEDARQVFASLVSRITALVQDTLAAGAERGEFSGNPAAAALHIVTVTRGLAVLERAFDDEPQLRKIAVHTIDLVLGKKSG; from the coding sequence TTGAGGCCACGCGAATTCGATCACGACGACGTCCTGCGCATCGCGTTCGACCAGTTCTGGCGCAAGGGCGTGCGCGGCACCTCGCTGTCGGACATCGCGCGCGATGCCGGCGTTCAGCGCGGCAGCCTCTACAATGCTTTCGGCAGCAAGGAAGCGCTGTTCCTGCAGGCATATGAACGTTACGCGGGCGATTACCTCCTCGCCCTGCAAAAGTCGCTCGGCACCGGTACTCTAAGAAAGCGCCTCACCGCGTTCTTCGACCTGACCATCACCAACTTCCGCTCGGGTTCGCCGCCACGCGGATGTCCGACCACGCGCGGCTTGATGGAGCTCGGCGCGGCCGAGGGCGAAGGACTGGATGAAGATGCGCGTCAGGTCTTTGCGAGCCTCGTGTCGCGTATCACCGCTCTGGTGCAGGACACGTTGGCGGCGGGGGCGGAGCGGGGCGAATTCAGCGGCAACCCCGCGGCCGCAGCGCTGCACATCGTCACGGTAACGCGGGGCCTTGCCGTGCTCGAACGCGCCTTCGATGACGAGCCGCAGCTGCGCAAGATTGCCGTCCACACGATCGATCTCGTGCTCGGCAAGAAGAGCGGCTAG
- a CDS encoding aminoacyl-tRNA deacylase, which produces MAIAPTLQKYLAAENIQYEVIPHELSMTSARTAEACHISGDRLAKGIVLRRDGGYMLAILPASHHLRLSDLRTSLGDNVHMADETEINRLFSDCTRGAVPAVGKCYGLDIIVDDSIGAQPDIYMEAGDHETLLHMGHAQFARLTANAPHGRFSAHD; this is translated from the coding sequence ATGGCCATTGCTCCCACGCTCCAGAAATACCTAGCCGCTGAGAACATCCAGTACGAGGTGATTCCACACGAACTCAGCATGACGTCCGCTCGAACGGCCGAGGCATGCCATATCTCGGGCGACCGCCTCGCCAAGGGCATCGTGTTGCGGCGCGACGGCGGATACATGCTGGCCATCTTGCCCGCATCGCATCATCTCCGCCTGTCGGACCTGAGGACAAGCCTCGGCGACAATGTCCATATGGCCGATGAAACCGAGATCAATCGGCTGTTCAGCGACTGTACTCGCGGTGCAGTTCCTGCCGTCGGCAAATGCTACGGACTGGATATCATCGTCGACGACAGCATCGGGGCGCAGCCGGACATCTATATGGAAGCCGGCGATCATGAGACGCTGCTTCATATGGGTCACGCGCAGTTTGCGCGCCTGACGGCCAACGCACCGCACGGGCGCTTCAGCGCGCATGACTGA
- a CDS encoding amidohydrolase family protein, whose amino-acid sequence MSGLVISGGRVVDPASGMDAIGDVAVVDGKIAAVGTDLGGAERVIDATGLVVAPGFIDLHAHGQSIPADRMQAFDGVTTTLDLEAGVLPVGSWYERQARKGRVLNYGAATNWAFARIGAMTGSNAESSLEAFGNAMRDRRWMDNVATDAEVAGILERLSRGLNEGGIGIGILNAYAPGAGVQELTAVCQLAAKQDVPTFTHVAYMSRIDPESAAEAYIRLIGYAGATGAHMHICHFNSSSKTDIERCRVLVEKAQAQGLPITVEAYPYGTGSTVLAAAFFSDPQFVERNGTGYDSVQRVTDGYRFHDREELLKAQAEEPSSLVLWHILDTENNAHHRDLLDMSVLYPGGAIASDAMPWTTSDGKTYTGDAWPLPDDATSHPRSAGCFTKFIREWVRERKTVSLLEGVRKCALIPAEILSQSTPAMRAKGRLAKDADADIVVFDYEKLSDRATFTAMNRPSEGVRHLIVSGQVLISDGVLDVAARPGKPVRRPVGEG is encoded by the coding sequence ATGAGTGGTTTGGTGATCTCTGGCGGCCGGGTGGTGGATCCCGCGAGCGGGATGGATGCCATTGGCGATGTAGCGGTGGTGGACGGCAAGATCGCCGCGGTCGGTACTGACCTCGGCGGTGCCGAGCGGGTGATCGACGCGACCGGCCTCGTGGTCGCGCCCGGCTTCATCGATCTGCACGCCCATGGCCAGTCGATCCCGGCAGATCGTATGCAGGCGTTCGACGGCGTGACGACGACGCTTGATCTGGAGGCCGGCGTGCTGCCGGTCGGGTCCTGGTACGAGCGCCAGGCGCGGAAGGGCCGTGTGCTGAACTATGGCGCCGCCACCAACTGGGCCTTTGCGCGCATCGGCGCGATGACGGGCTCCAATGCCGAGAGCTCGCTGGAGGCATTTGGCAACGCGATGCGCGACCGCCGCTGGATGGACAATGTTGCAACCGATGCCGAGGTCGCCGGCATCCTCGAGCGTCTTTCGCGCGGCCTCAACGAAGGCGGCATCGGCATCGGCATTTTGAACGCCTATGCGCCGGGCGCCGGCGTGCAGGAGCTGACCGCGGTCTGCCAACTCGCCGCCAAGCAGGACGTGCCGACCTTCACCCACGTCGCCTACATGTCGCGCATTGACCCTGAAAGCGCGGCGGAGGCCTATATCCGCCTGATCGGCTATGCCGGCGCCACCGGTGCGCACATGCACATCTGCCATTTCAACTCGTCCAGCAAGACCGACATCGAGCGCTGCCGCGTGCTGGTCGAGAAGGCGCAGGCGCAGGGCCTGCCCATCACGGTCGAGGCCTACCCCTACGGTACCGGCTCGACCGTGCTGGCCGCCGCCTTCTTCAGCGATCCGCAATTCGTCGAGCGCAACGGCACCGGCTATGACTCGGTGCAGCGCGTGACCGATGGCTATCGCTTCCATGATCGCGAAGAGCTCCTGAAGGCGCAGGCCGAGGAGCCGTCCTCGCTGGTGCTCTGGCACATCCTCGACACCGAGAACAATGCGCATCACCGCGACCTGCTCGACATGTCGGTGCTGTATCCCGGTGGCGCGATCGCGTCGGATGCGATGCCGTGGACGACGTCGGATGGCAAGACCTATACCGGCGATGCCTGGCCGCTGCCCGACGATGCCACCTCGCATCCGCGCTCGGCCGGCTGCTTCACGAAATTCATCCGCGAATGGGTGCGCGAGCGCAAGACCGTGTCGCTGCTCGAAGGTGTGCGCAAATGCGCGCTGATCCCGGCGGAGATCCTGTCGCAAAGCACGCCCGCAATGCGCGCCAAGGGCAGGCTTGCGAAGGACGCCGATGCCGATATCGTGGTGTTCGATTACGAGAAGCTCTCGGACCGCGCGACCTTCACGGCAATGAACCGTCCGTCGGAAGGCGTGCGGCATCTGATCGTCAGCGGCCAGGTGCTGATCAGCGACGGCGTGCTCGATGTCGCGGCGCGGCCCGGAAAGCCCGTGCGCCGCCCCGTCGGCGAGGGCTGA